One Carassius carassius chromosome 28, fCarCar2.1, whole genome shotgun sequence genomic window carries:
- the hspb12 gene encoding heat shock protein beta-7, whose product MACRYSTSSVRSSSAARLHSCFREESSIGSVTDQSCCCHGYQGDEESFGGNHGNHQYTRAEQQVDWSLGDNIHGRGGSGSGVGVVRAMGDSYFLSADVSGFEPHEVVLLAYNQCLVIHAEKTAADGTVAGRFTHKSVLPADMDPLSVSSSLTADRMLIISVRRRK is encoded by the exons ATGGCGTGTCGTTACAGCACGAGCTCCGTCCGCTCCTCCAGCGCCGCTCGACTGCACAGCTGCTTCAGAGAGGAGTCCTCCATCGGCTCCGTCACCGACCAGTCCTGCTGCTGCCACG GTTACCAAGGTGATGAAGAGTCCTTTGGAGGTAACCATGGAAACCATCAGTACACCCGAGCAGAACAGCAGGTCGACTGGAGCCTCGGCGATAACATTCATG GTCGCGGTGGTTCCGGTTCCGGTGTGGGCGTGGTCAGAGCGATGGGCGACAGCTACTTCCTGTCTGCAGACGTGAGTGGGTTCGAGCCTCATGAAGTGGTGCTGCTGGCCTATAATCAGTGTTTGGTTATTCACGcagagaag ACGGCCGCTGATGGGACTGTTGCGGGCCGGTTTACCCATAAATCTGTGCTTCCCGCAGACATGGACCCGTTATCTGTGAGCAGCTCGCTGACCGCTGACAGGATGTTGATCATCAGCGTCAGACGCAGAAAATGA